From Pseudoalteromonas sp. R3, one genomic window encodes:
- a CDS encoding DUF58 domain-containing protein, with amino-acid sequence MRSDWLQSWLADMIKRKHSAAQITLSHHNIYIVPSRQGAFFLCMVILNFVLGSNYQNNLILGVAYIMLLILVLALIYGYLNLHGLTIQLLDIKNNFASKPVEVRIKLTTPHDCYSLDIASQEYDSSPSNHNYYQGVTVASLFLHPEQRGRYQLGRIKLSSRYPFGLVRVWTYLNVDKTFCIYPAPLTCQLTFSAQEATESQGQYLQQSTQSHENFDGLERFRPGISKSRISWRHFAKNQQLLVKQYSGDSYYSQHTFDYAAHDGNKEVRLSKLCHQILEADKQGDVFALRLSNAVQVDVDRGDKHRETCLEALSDF; translated from the coding sequence ATGCGCAGTGACTGGCTACAGTCCTGGCTGGCTGATATGATCAAGCGCAAGCACAGCGCTGCGCAAATCACTCTTTCGCATCATAACATCTATATTGTTCCGTCAAGGCAAGGCGCATTCTTTCTATGTATGGTGATCCTTAACTTTGTTTTGGGTAGTAATTACCAGAACAATCTGATACTCGGCGTCGCGTATATTATGCTTCTGATCCTGGTACTTGCGCTGATTTATGGGTACCTAAATTTGCATGGCCTGACGATACAGTTGTTGGATATTAAGAACAATTTTGCATCTAAGCCTGTCGAAGTACGTATCAAACTTACTACTCCTCATGACTGCTACTCTCTGGATATAGCAAGCCAGGAATATGATTCCAGCCCCAGTAATCACAACTATTATCAAGGGGTAACAGTCGCCTCACTCTTTTTACACCCTGAACAAAGGGGCCGATATCAGCTTGGTCGAATTAAATTATCCAGTCGCTATCCGTTCGGTTTGGTGCGGGTCTGGACCTACCTGAATGTAGACAAAACATTTTGTATCTACCCAGCTCCACTGACGTGTCAACTGACATTCAGTGCTCAGGAAGCTACCGAGTCTCAGGGTCAGTATTTACAACAAAGTACACAAAGCCATGAAAACTTTGATGGCCTGGAACGGTTCAGACCGGGCATAAGCAAAAGCAGAATATCCTGGCGACACTTTGCTAAAAACCAGCAACTGTTGGTTAAACAGTACAGCGGCGACAGTTATTACTCCCAACATACTTTTGACTACGCCGCGCACGATGGTAACAAAGAAGTACGCTTGTCAAAACTTTGCCACCAGATCCTTGAAGCAGACAAGCAAGGTGACGTGTTCGCATTACGCCTGAGTAATGCAGTTCAGGTTGACGTTGATCGTGGAGACAAACATCGGGAAACGTGTTTGGAGGCACTAAGTGATTTCTGA